One segment of Urocitellus parryii isolate mUroPar1 chromosome 5, mUroPar1.hap1, whole genome shotgun sequence DNA contains the following:
- the Znf239 gene encoding LOW QUALITY PROTEIN: zinc finger protein 239 (The sequence of the model RefSeq protein was modified relative to this genomic sequence to represent the inferred CDS: inserted 1 base in 1 codon; substituted 2 bases at 2 genomic stop codons), whose amino-acid sequence MARARVSLRITALPGVGSHVGGICISLRGRYDKVPGDMNESSVENQEKELQDLLWHLLANFERDDNIIPGIWIINPXRSTWGSXDISLCQKWREASCHSSRNRNSVVTLQSDDFRNIANEIYLSLKXPSQMATQDSPVKFCKKELQDPQESRDLFVTEESTERKVIRGENLSINHCSENLQVKLVSDVTELESPLFGHEANCQSRQLEGSLGPFDCNCKDIYRWRSQLVSCSHQRAHTEEQPCNHNDCEKIPITSPDVHPSEKIHTADKQCKCGGCGKDFSQNSEIPLHQRDHTEGKPYKCEQCGKGFTRSSSLLIHQAVHTDEKPYKCDKCGKGFTRSSSLLIHHAVHTGEKPYKCDKCGKGFSQSSKLHIHQRVHTGEKPYECGECGMSFSQRSNLHIHQRVHTGERPYKCGECGKGFSQSSNLHIHRCIHTGEKPYQCYECGKGFSQSSDLRIHLRVHTGEKPYHCGKCGKGFSQSSKLLIHQRVHTGEKPYECSKCGKGFSQSSNLHIHQRVHRKDPH is encoded by the exons GAGACATGAATGAAAGTTCTGTGGAAAACCAAGAGAAAGAACTTCAGGATCTGTTATGGCATCTACTGGCTAATTTTGAAAGAGATGACAATATAATACCTGGAATCTGGATTATAAACCCTTAAAGAAGTACATGGGGATCCTGAGATATTTCCCTGTGTCAAAAGTGGAGAGAAGCATCTTGTCATAGTTCCAGAAACAGGAATAGTGTAGTTACTCTTCAAAGTGATGATTTCAGAAACATTgcaaatgaaatatatttgtcTTTGA TTCCAAGCCAAATGGCCACACAAGACTCCCCTGTGAAATTCTGTAAGAAAGAACTTCAGGATCCTCAGGAGAGCAGAGATCTTTTTGTAACTGAAGAAAGCACTGAGAGAAAAGTAATAAGAGGGGAAAATCTTTCGATAAACCATTGTTCAGAAAACCTTCAAGTTAAACTTGTGTCTGATGTAACAGAACTGGAGTCACCATTGTTTGGTCATGAGGCAAATTGCCAGAGTAGACAGTTGGAGGGTTCTTTGGGTCCCTTTGACTGTAACTGTAAAGATATTTATAGATGGAGATCACAGTTGGTTAGCTGTAGTCATCAGAGAGCTCACACAGAGGAACAACCCTGTAACCATAATGACTGTGAGAAAATACCAATTACCAGCCCAGATGTTCACCCCTCTGAAAAAATCCATACTGCAGACAAACAGTGCAAATGTGGTGGGTGTGGCAAGGACTTCAGTCAGAACTCAGAAATACCACTTCATCAGAGAGACCACACAGAAGGAAAACCCTACAAATGTGAGCAGTGTGGGAAGGGCTTCACCAGGAGTTCAAGTCTGCTGATCCATCAAGCAGTCCACACGGATGAGAAACCTTATAAGTGTGACAAGTGTGGGAAGGGCTTCACCAGGAGCTCTAGTCTGCTTATCCATCACGCAGTCCATACGGGCGAGAAACCTTATAAATGTGACAAGTGTGGGAAGGGCTTCAGTCAGAGCTCCAAACTGCACATCCACCAGCGAGTCCATACTGGGGAGAAACCCTATGAGTGTGGGGAGTGTGGGATGAGCTTCAGTCAGCGCTCAAACCTGCACATCCACCAGCGAGTCCACACAGGAGAGAGGCCCTACAAGTGTGGAGAGTGTGGGAAGGGCTTTAGCCAGAGCTCAAACCTTCACATTCACCGGTGcatccacacaggagagaagccttACCAGTGCTATGAGTGTGGGAAGGGTTTTAGCCAGAGCTCAGACCTTCGCATCCATCTCAGGgtccacactggggagaagccctatcaCTGCGGCAAGTGTGGGAAAGGGTTCAGCCAGAGTTCCAAACTCCTTATCCACCAGAgagtgcatactggagagaagccctatgagtgcaGCAAATGTGGAAAGGGCTTCAGCCAGAGCTCCAACCTTCACATCCACCAGCGAGTTCACAGGAAAGATCCCCACTAA